The following are from one region of the Arachis duranensis cultivar V14167 chromosome 10, aradu.V14167.gnm2.J7QH, whole genome shotgun sequence genome:
- the LOC107468668 gene encoding NAC transcription factor 25, giving the protein MDSCQPQLPPGFRFHPTDEELIVHYLKRKASSAPLPVAIIADVDLYKFDPWELPSKATFGEQEWYFFSPRDRKYPNGARPNRAATSGYWKATGTDKPIIASDGQHRLGVKKALVFYGGKPPKGVKTNWIMHEYRLTTTHNNNSISSKSFPSLPSHLPSSNQKNNSLRLDDWVLCRIYEKSNRGNFARTALMEHHDHDDDDDNNKDQLSAETTSMIENMSTMSQNSKPTQHYGPLLVQNDDNFFNGILVADHQNHQHHNLPMKRALVNMNNSQFWNETSKRFHCDLNNNTNTTVANNDEDNSSFVSLLSHNQIPHPTNNASLLGPTVADGVFRQHFQLQTINWNL; this is encoded by the exons TCATGTCAACCCCAACTCCCACCGGGATTCAGGTTCCACCCAACCGACGAAGAACTCATCGTTCACTACCTCAAGAGAAAAGCTTCCTCTGCTCCTCTCCCCGTTGCCATCATCGCCGACGTTGATCTCTACAAGTTCGACCCATGGGAGCTTCCAA GTAAGGCCACGTTTGGGGAGCAAGAATGGTATTTCTTTAGTCCGAGGGATCGCAAGTATCCGAATGGGGCTCGCCCAAACAGAGCAGCTACGTCCGGATATTGGAAGGCCACCGGCACTGATAAGCCTATTATTGCGTCTGATGGCCAACACCGACTCGGCGTCAAGAAAGCTCTCGTTTTCTATGGCGGCAAGCCTCCTAAAGGGGTCAAAACCAATTGGATCATGCACGAATATAGACTCACTACTACTCATAACAATAATTCTATCTCATCAAAGTCTTTTCCTTCTCTTCCTTCTCATCTTCCTTCCTCCAATCAGAAGAATAATTCCTTGAGG cttGATGATTGGGTGTTGTGCCGAATATATGAAAAAAGCAACCGTGGCAATTTTGCAAGAACAGCGTTGATGGAGCACcatgatcatgatgatgatgatgacaataATAAGGATCAGCTTTCCGCGGAAACAACGAGCATGATAGAAAACATGTCCACCATGAGTCAGAATTCCAAGCCCACACAACATTATGGACCATTGCTGGTTCAAAACGATGACAACTTCTTCAATGGAATCTTAGTCGCTgatcatcaaaatcatcaacaTCACAACTTGCCAATGAAGAGGGCACTGGTGAATATGAATAATTCGCAGTTTTGGAATGAGACAAGCAAGAGGTTCCATTGTGATCTCAATAACAACACTAACACTACTGTTGCTAATAATGATGAGGATAACAGTTCCTTTGTTTCACTGCTTAGCCATAATCAGATTCCTCATCCTACTAACAATGCTTCTCTTCTTGGCCCTACTGTTGCTGATGGTGTTTTCAGGCAACACTTTCAACTTCAAACAATTAATTGgaacttataa
- the LOC107468670 gene encoding enoyl-CoA delta isomerase 2, peroxisomal has translation MCSLEKRGTLFILTLTGADSDDQHRLGPQVIASLLSTLSRIAAEAIPGSVLITTAHGRYYSTGFDLIWARKAESGAAAANRLQSMVNSLKPVAAALMSLPMPTIAALNGHAAAAGFLLAICHDYVLMRSDVGVLYMPEVDLGLPLPDYFAAMFRSKIRSPTVMREVVMSGVKVKAAEGVRMGIVDSAHDSAESVVEASMRLAEKLSRRKWVGNVYADIRKSLYPDACAVLDLPLKPLLVSKI, from the coding sequence ATGTGTTCTCTCGAGAAGCGTGGGACCCTTTTCATTCTCACTCTCACCGGCGCCGACAGTGACGACCAACACCGCCTAGGTCCGCAGGTCATCGCCTCCCTCCTCTCCACCCTCTCCCGCATCGCCGCCGAAGCCATCCCGGGATCTGTTCTCATCACCACCGCACACGGCAGGTACTACTCCACCGGCTTCGACCTCATTTGGGCTCGGAAGGCCGAATCCGGCGCCGCCGCCGCCAATCGCCTCCAGTCCATGGTCAATTCCCTGAAGCCCGTCGCAGCGGCTCTGATGTCTCTCCCGATGCCGACAATCGCCGCCCTAAACGGCCACGCAGCCGCGGCTGGTTTCCTTTTGGCGATCTGCCACGACTACGTGCTGATGAGGAGCGACGTCGGCGTGCTGTACATGCCAGAGGTGGACCTAGGGCTTCCGCTGCCGGATTACTTCGCGGCGATGTTCAGGTCGAAGATAAGATCCCCGACCGTGATGCGGGAGGTGGTGATGAGCGGCGTGAAGGTGAAGGCAGCGGAGGGGGTGAGGATGGGGATTGTGGATTCGGCGCACGATAGTGCGGAGAGCGTGGTGGAGGCTAGCATGCGCCTTGCGGAAAAGCTATCTCGTAGGAAATGGGTGGGTAACGTGTATGCTGACATAAGAAAGAGCTTGTATCCCGATGCTTGTGCCGTTTTGGATTTACCCCTCAAACCTCTTTTGGTTTCTAAGATCTGA
- the LOC107468508 gene encoding serine carboxypeptidase-like 31 has translation MDNIIVESTTTLSYIYIIMLFLSLKHEIVAAGDNNSVIDDLVTNLPGQPLVDFKHYAGYVTVSDDTNNGGRALFYWFFEAITNPQDKPLVLWLNGGPGCSSVGYGATQEIGPFLVDTDGKGLKFNNYSWNKEANMLFLESPVGVGFSYSNSTMVYENLDDDITANDAYNFLHNWFLKFPSYRTSTFYIAGESYAGKYVPELAELIYDRKDDPSLHINLKGILLGNPETSDPEDLLGQVDYAWSHAVISDETYKTIRRSCNFSDPYKNKDCGDGLDELYKQYDQIDIYSLYTSVCFATTALSNHQIKHSSRNKMRRMMGGFDPCLDNYARAFYNRADVQKALHASDGLILKNWTICNNDIFNSWNWNKSKASVIPIYRKLISGGLRIWVYSGDTDGRVPVLSTRYSLSILGLGITKQWRPWYHEKQVSGWYQEYEGLTFATFRGAGHAVPSFKPSNSLAFFSSFLLGQSPPSTRST, from the exons ATGGATAACATTATAGTAGAGAGTACTACTACtttaagttatatatatataataatgctTTTTCTATCATTGAAACATGAAATAGTAGCAGCAGGAGATAACAACAGTGTCATTGATGACCTTGTGACTAACTTGCCTGGCCAGCCTCTTGTAGATTTCAAGCACTATGCTGGTTATGTCACTGTTAGTGATGACACCAATAATGGAGGAAGAGCACTCTTCTATTGGTTTTTTGAAGCCATCACCAACCCTCAAGATAAACCATTGGTGCTGTGGCTCAATGGAG GTCCTGGGTGCTCTTCTGTGGGATATGGAGCAACACAAGAGATTGGTCCATTTTTAGTGGACACAGATGGCAAGGGCCTTAAATTTAATAACTACTCTTGGAACAAAG AAGCCAACATGTTATTCCTGGAATCTCCTGTTGGAGTAGGCTTTTCCTACTCAAATTCAACTATGGTCTATGAAAATCTGGATGATGATATCACAG CTAATGATGCTTACAATTTTCTGCACAATTGGTTTCTCAAGTTTCCATCATATAGAACAAGCACATTTTATATTGCAGGAGAGAGCTATGCAG GGAAGTATGTACCTGAGCTAGCAGAACTGATATATGATAGGAAAGATGACCCTTCCCTTCATATTAATCTCAAGGGTATTTTG TTGGGGAATCCTGAAACATCTGATCCTGAAGACTTGTTAGGGCAAGTTGATTACGCTTGGAGCCATGCAGTGATATCTGATGAAACCTACAAAACAATAAGAAGAAGTTGTAACTTCAGTGATCCATATAAAAACAAAGATTGTGGTGATGGACTTGATGAACTTTATAAGCAATACGACCAAATTGATATTTATAGCCTCTACACCTCTGTTTGTTTTGCCACCACAGCGctttcaaatcatcaaatcaaGCACTCATCTAGGAACAAG ATGCGTAGAATGATGGGAGGTTTTGATCCATGCTTGGATAATTATGCCAGAGCCTTTTACAATAGAGCAGATGTTCAGAAAGCTCTCCATGCCAGTGATGGTCTCATTCTCAAGAATTGGACTATTTGCAA CAACGATATATTCAATAGTTGGAATTGGAACAAATCAAAGGCCTCTGTTATCCCAATATACAGGAAGCTTATTTCAGGAGGACTTAGGATTTGGGTTTAtag TGGAGACACAGATGGAAGAGTGCCAGTGCTTTCTACAAGATACAGCTTAAGTATTCTGGGTTTGGGAATCACTAAGCAATGGAGGCCATGGTACCATGAGAAACAGGTTAGTGGGTGGTATCAAGAATACGAGGGTCTCACTTTTGCAACATTTCGAGGAGCTGGCCATGCTGTCCCTTCTTTCAAACCAAGCAATTCACTTGCATTCTTCTCTTCCTTCCTTCTTGGACAATCTCCACCCTCTACTAGATCTACATGA